The Kitasatospora sp. NBC_00374 genome has a segment encoding these proteins:
- the lipA gene encoding lipoyl synthase — protein MSAVAPDGRKLLRLEVRNAETPIERKPEWIKTRAKMGPEYNALQSLVKKEGLHTVCQEAGCPNIFECWEDREATFLIGGDQCTRRCDFCQIDTGKPADFDRDEPRRVAESIVTMDLNYATITGVARDDLEDGGSWLYAETVRQVHALTADRATGRTGVELLIPDFNGVPALLDEVFDSRPEVLAHNVETVPRIFKRIRPAFRYERSLDVITQARAAGLVTKSNLILGMGETREEVSQALADLVGAGCELITITQYLRPSVRHHPVERWVKPHEFVELQQEAEELGFAGVMSGPLVRSSYRAGRLYRQALEHRAQAAV, from the coding sequence GTGTCCGCTGTCGCACCCGACGGCCGGAAGCTCCTCCGCCTGGAGGTCCGGAACGCCGAGACCCCCATCGAGCGGAAGCCTGAGTGGATCAAGACCCGGGCGAAGATGGGCCCGGAGTACAACGCACTGCAGTCGCTGGTGAAGAAGGAGGGGCTGCACACGGTCTGCCAGGAGGCGGGCTGCCCCAACATCTTCGAGTGCTGGGAGGACCGCGAGGCGACCTTCCTGATCGGCGGCGACCAGTGCACCCGCCGCTGTGACTTCTGCCAGATCGACACCGGCAAGCCCGCCGATTTCGACCGGGACGAGCCGCGCCGGGTCGCCGAGTCCATCGTCACGATGGACCTGAACTACGCGACCATCACCGGCGTCGCCCGCGACGACCTGGAGGACGGCGGTTCCTGGCTGTACGCCGAGACCGTCCGCCAGGTGCACGCGCTGACCGCCGACCGGGCCACCGGCCGCACCGGCGTCGAGCTGCTGATCCCCGACTTCAACGGCGTCCCCGCGCTGCTGGACGAGGTCTTCGACTCCCGTCCCGAGGTGCTCGCGCACAACGTCGAGACGGTGCCGCGGATCTTCAAGCGGATCCGGCCGGCCTTCCGCTACGAGCGCTCGCTGGACGTCATCACCCAGGCCCGCGCGGCCGGGCTGGTGACCAAGTCCAACCTGATCCTGGGCATGGGCGAGACCCGCGAGGAGGTCAGCCAGGCGCTGGCCGACCTGGTCGGGGCCGGCTGCGAGCTGATCACCATCACCCAGTACCTGCGGCCGTCCGTGCGCCACCATCCGGTGGAGCGCTGGGTCAAGCCGCACGAGTTCGTGGAGCTGCAGCAGGAGGCCGAGGAGCTCGGCTTCGCCGGTGTCATGTCCGGCCCGCTGGTCCGCTCCTCGTACCGGGCCGGCCGGCTGTACCGGCAGGCGCTGGAGCACCGCGCGCAGGCCGCGGTCTGA
- a CDS encoding DUF4191 domain-containing protein, translating to MARETSENPGRLKQIRTAYQMTKKVDTKIGLIIGGIGLLTFGVFLAIGFLIGHPIYLGILGFIVAFLAMAIVFGRRAERAAFGQMEGQPGAVAAVLDNIRRGWSANSTPVAVTRNQDAVYRAVGRAGIALIGEGNPNRVRPLLASEKRKMAKVVGDVPVHDIMVGNGEGEIPLKKLQIHLMRLPRAISPAQVTETNDRLRALGDLLSKAPIPKGPMPKGARMPKGGQVR from the coding sequence ATGGCGAGGGAAACATCCGAGAACCCCGGGCGGCTGAAGCAGATCCGCACGGCGTACCAAATGACCAAGAAGGTCGACACCAAGATCGGCCTGATCATCGGAGGCATCGGCCTCCTCACCTTCGGCGTGTTCCTCGCCATCGGTTTCCTGATCGGTCACCCCATCTACCTGGGCATCCTGGGCTTCATCGTGGCGTTCCTCGCCATGGCGATCGTCTTCGGGCGCCGGGCGGAGCGGGCGGCGTTCGGGCAGATGGAGGGGCAGCCCGGCGCGGTGGCGGCCGTGCTGGACAACATCCGCCGCGGCTGGAGCGCCAACTCGACCCCGGTCGCGGTGACCCGCAACCAGGACGCGGTCTACCGCGCGGTCGGCCGGGCGGGCATCGCGCTGATCGGCGAGGGCAACCCGAACCGGGTCCGCCCGCTGCTGGCCTCCGAGAAGCGGAAGATGGCCAAGGTCGTCGGCGACGTCCCGGTGCACGACATCATGGTCGGCAACGGCGAGGGCGAGATCCCGCTGAAGAAGCTGCAGATCCACCTGATGCGACTGCCGCGTGCCATCTCCCCGGCCCAGGTCACCGAGACCAACGACCGGCTGCGCGCGCTGGGCGACCTGCTCTCCAAGGCGCCGATCCCCAAGGGCCCGATGCCCAAGGGTGCGCGGATGCCCAAGGGCGGCCAGGTCCGCTGA
- a CDS encoding RDD family protein, producing MDTREALGSWIDGPKAAAERMGADFGYRGERLGLPKEGPGSLAGPGRRIGALFVDGWLVSLVAYGLLARGDQAAANLWTTPLFYVVTVLLLATAGFTVGKRLFGLRVVRLDGTRATIPQVLLRTLLLCLVVPALVWDRDTRGLHDKAVGTVEIRI from the coding sequence GTGGATACCAGAGAAGCGTTGGGATCGTGGATCGACGGCCCGAAGGCCGCGGCCGAGCGGATGGGCGCCGACTTCGGCTACCGCGGCGAGCGCCTGGGCCTGCCCAAGGAGGGCCCCGGCTCGCTGGCCGGCCCCGGCCGGCGGATCGGCGCGCTGTTCGTCGACGGCTGGCTGGTCAGCCTGGTGGCGTACGGGCTGCTCGCGCGCGGCGACCAGGCCGCGGCCAACCTGTGGACCACCCCGCTCTTCTACGTGGTCACGGTGCTGCTGCTGGCCACGGCCGGCTTCACCGTCGGCAAGCGGCTCTTCGGCCTGCGGGTGGTCCGCCTGGACGGCACCCGGGCCACCATCCCGCAGGTGCTGCTGCGCACCCTGCTGCTCTGTCTGGTGGTGCCGGCCCTGGTCTGGGACCGCGACACCCGCGGCCTGCACGACAAGGCGGTCGGCACGGTGGAGATCCGGATCTGA
- the glnA gene encoding type I glutamate--ammonia ligase, with protein MFTNADEVKQYIADNDIKFVDVRFCDLPGVMQHFSVPAATFDPSETLMFDGSSIRGFQAIHESDMALVPDLATARLDPFRTEKHLNINFFIQDPITGEAYSRDPRNVAKKAEAFLASSGIADTAYFGPEAEFYVFDSVRFETSANASYYHIDSEAGAWNSGSAEGDARGYKVKYKGGYFPIPPVDHFADLRAEMSLELAKSGLEVERQHHEVGTAGQAEINYKFNTLLHAADDLMLFKYIIKNVAWRNGKTATFMPKPIFGDNGSGMHVHQSLWTEGSPLFYDEQGYAGLSDTARYYIGGLLRHAPSLLAFTNPSVNSYHRLVPGFEAPVNLVYSQRNRSAAIRIPITGSNAKAKRIEFRAPDPASNPYLAFAAMLMAGLDGIKNKIEPLEPVDKDLYELAPDEHAAVPQVPASLGAVLDALEADHEYLLAGGVFTPDLIETWIDFKRTNEIAPIALRPHPHEFELYYDL; from the coding sequence ATGTTCACCAACGCCGACGAGGTGAAGCAGTACATCGCCGACAACGACATCAAATTCGTCGATGTCCGCTTCTGCGACCTGCCGGGCGTCATGCAGCACTTCTCGGTACCGGCGGCGACCTTCGACCCGTCCGAGACCCTGATGTTCGACGGCTCGTCGATCCGCGGCTTCCAGGCCATCCACGAGTCCGACATGGCGCTCGTGCCGGACCTGGCGACCGCCCGGCTGGACCCGTTCCGGACCGAGAAGCACCTCAACATCAACTTCTTCATCCAGGACCCGATCACGGGCGAGGCCTACAGCCGCGACCCGCGCAACGTGGCCAAGAAGGCCGAGGCCTTCCTCGCCTCCTCGGGCATCGCCGACACCGCGTACTTCGGCCCGGAGGCCGAGTTCTACGTCTTCGACTCGGTGCGCTTCGAGACCAGCGCCAACGCCTCGTACTACCACATCGACTCCGAGGCGGGCGCCTGGAACAGCGGCTCCGCCGAGGGCGACGCACGCGGCTACAAGGTCAAGTACAAGGGCGGTTACTTCCCGATCCCGCCCGTCGACCACTTCGCCGACCTGCGCGCCGAGATGTCGCTGGAGCTCGCCAAGTCCGGGCTGGAGGTCGAGCGCCAGCACCACGAGGTCGGCACCGCCGGCCAGGCGGAGATCAACTACAAGTTCAACACCCTGCTGCACGCCGCCGACGACCTGATGCTGTTCAAGTACATCATCAAGAACGTCGCGTGGCGCAACGGCAAGACCGCCACCTTCATGCCCAAGCCGATCTTCGGCGACAACGGCTCCGGCATGCACGTCCACCAGTCGCTGTGGACCGAGGGCTCCCCGCTCTTCTACGACGAGCAGGGCTACGCGGGCCTGTCCGACACCGCCCGGTACTACATCGGCGGCCTGCTCCGGCACGCCCCCTCGCTGCTGGCCTTCACCAACCCGTCGGTGAACTCCTACCACCGCCTGGTGCCCGGCTTCGAGGCCCCGGTCAACCTGGTCTACTCGCAGCGCAACCGCTCCGCCGCGATCCGGATCCCGATCACCGGTTCCAACGCCAAGGCCAAGCGCATCGAGTTCCGCGCGCCCGACCCGGCGTCCAACCCGTACCTGGCCTTCGCCGCGATGCTGATGGCCGGCCTGGACGGCATCAAGAACAAGATCGAGCCGCTGGAGCCGGTCGACAAGGACCTGTACGAGCTGGCCCCCGACGAGCACGCCGCCGTCCCGCAGGTGCCGGCCTCGCTCGGCGCGGTACTGGACGCCCTGGAGGCCGACCACGAGTACCTCCTCGCGGGCGGCGTCTTCACGCCGGACCTGATCGAGACCTGGATCGACTTCAAGCGCACCAACGAGATCGCCCCGATCGCCCTGCGGCCGCACCCGCACGAGTTCGAGCTGTACTACGACCTGTAG
- a CDS encoding DUF6011 domain-containing protein, protein MSDADPDAALIPPIPARLPAKVRCLRCGRLLHDPESRMLRLGRECRRPDDAVRVLPGEQDPLPGLDAEG, encoded by the coding sequence GTGTCCGACGCCGATCCCGATGCCGCCCTGATCCCGCCGATTCCGGCCCGCCTGCCCGCGAAGGTGCGCTGCCTGCGCTGCGGCCGGCTACTGCACGACCCGGAGTCCCGGATGCTGCGGCTCGGCCGCGAGTGCCGCCGCCCGGACGACGCCGTCCGGGTGCTCCCCGGCGAGCAGGACCCGCTCCCCGGCCTGGATGCGGAGGGCTGA
- a CDS encoding ArsC/Spx/MgsR family protein — protein MEIWINPRCGKCRSALTELDAVGAKYTVRRYLEDPPTAAELEEVLGRLLLEPWDITRLDEQAAKDLGMKQWPREDGERARWIAALAEHPILIQRPIITADDGHAVVARTPDAVRSVLPG, from the coding sequence ATGGAGATCTGGATCAACCCGCGCTGCGGCAAGTGCCGCAGCGCCCTCACCGAGCTGGACGCCGTCGGTGCCAAGTACACCGTCCGCCGCTACCTGGAGGACCCGCCGACCGCCGCCGAGCTGGAGGAGGTGCTGGGGCGGCTGCTGCTGGAGCCCTGGGACATCACCCGGCTGGACGAGCAGGCGGCGAAGGACCTGGGGATGAAGCAGTGGCCGCGCGAGGACGGCGAGCGGGCGCGCTGGATCGCGGCGCTGGCCGAGCACCCGATCCTGATCCAGCGGCCGATCATCACCGCGGACGACGGCCACGCCGTGGTGGCTCGCACGCCGGACGCGGTGCGCTCGGTGCTGCCGGGCTGA
- a CDS encoding pyridoxamine 5'-phosphate oxidase family protein codes for MVTWQDFEQQAPDLAPAVRARFEAHRHHVLATLRRAGAPRVSGTEVQFIGADLTIGSMDGAVKALDLRRDGRYALHSHPGDETMTDGDAKISGVAVEIADEVELSAYESDLPQAPPGPFHAFRLGITEVVLTTVADNRLVIRSWRPGEEVRTVTRD; via the coding sequence ATGGTTACCTGGCAGGATTTCGAGCAGCAGGCCCCGGACCTCGCGCCCGCCGTACGAGCCCGGTTCGAGGCCCACCGGCACCACGTACTGGCCACCCTGCGCAGGGCCGGCGCCCCTCGGGTCAGCGGCACCGAGGTGCAGTTCATCGGGGCGGACCTCACCATCGGCTCCATGGACGGCGCCGTCAAGGCCCTCGACCTGCGCCGGGACGGCCGCTACGCACTGCACAGCCACCCCGGCGACGAGACGATGACCGACGGCGACGCCAAGATCTCCGGCGTCGCCGTCGAGATCGCCGACGAGGTCGAGCTGTCCGCGTACGAGAGCGACCTCCCGCAGGCGCCGCCCGGCCCGTTCCACGCCTTCCGGCTGGGGATCACCGAGGTGGTGCTGACCACCGTGGCCGACAACCGGCTGGTGATCCGCTCCTGGCGCCCGGGGGAGGAGGTCCGGACGGTCACCCGCGACTGA
- a CDS encoding DUF1697 domain-containing protein, with protein MAQTYIAFLRAINVGGRTVKMERLRELFAELGLARVRSYIQSGNVFFDTGETDRAALTRRIEQHLEAALGYPVPTMLRTVDEVEELVAAEPFAGVEVTPELRLCLVFLSEPLPDGLEFPVHSPKGDWDILGADPGTAYVVVHLRNGRLGTNPATAFPSSYTGQGTSRFFHTTAKIVAAARKA; from the coding sequence ATGGCACAGACCTACATCGCATTCCTGCGCGCGATCAACGTCGGCGGGCGGACGGTGAAGATGGAGCGGCTGCGGGAGCTCTTCGCCGAACTCGGGCTGGCCCGGGTCCGCAGCTACATCCAGAGCGGGAACGTCTTCTTCGACACCGGGGAGACCGACCGGGCCGCACTCACCCGCCGGATCGAACAGCATCTGGAGGCCGCTCTCGGCTACCCGGTGCCGACCATGCTGCGCACGGTGGACGAGGTCGAGGAGCTGGTCGCCGCCGAGCCGTTCGCGGGCGTGGAGGTGACCCCGGAGCTCAGGCTCTGCCTGGTCTTCCTGTCCGAGCCGCTGCCGGACGGCCTGGAGTTCCCGGTGCACTCCCCCAAGGGCGACTGGGACATTCTGGGGGCCGACCCGGGCACCGCCTACGTCGTGGTGCACCTGCGCAACGGCCGTCTCGGCACCAACCCGGCGACGGCGTTCCCGTCGTCGTACACCGGGCAGGGCACCTCCCGGTTCTTCCACACCACCGCCAAGATCGTCGCGGCGGCCCGCAAGGCCTGA
- a CDS encoding DUF1152 domain-containing protein: protein MPSLFEPPLLTRLKSAERILVAGAGGGFDVYAGLPVALALRAAGKEVHLANLSFSHLHGLGADVWLAPDVAEIRPDTGSAEPYFPERTLARWLRLHRLPDTVWAFASVGVQPLRDAYRALTRHLGIDAILLVDGGTDILMRGDEAGLGTPEEDMASLGAVAGLTEIPERLVSCLGFGVDAYHGVNHSLVLENLAALDRADGYLGAFSLPRDSREGALYLDAVEHARAAFPEHPSIVQGSVAAALRGEFGDVRFTERTRHSALFVNPLMTLYFSVTVEALAAHHRYLDRIEHTVLTRQISSAVEEFRDTLPAHRPPRQFPH from the coding sequence ATGCCCTCGCTCTTCGAACCCCCGCTGCTCACCCGTCTGAAGTCCGCCGAACGGATCCTCGTCGCCGGAGCCGGCGGCGGGTTCGACGTCTACGCCGGGCTGCCGGTCGCCCTCGCGCTGCGCGCGGCCGGCAAGGAGGTCCACCTGGCCAACCTGTCCTTCAGCCACCTCCACGGCCTCGGCGCGGACGTCTGGCTGGCGCCCGACGTGGCGGAGATCCGCCCGGACACCGGATCGGCCGAGCCCTACTTCCCCGAACGCACCCTGGCCCGCTGGCTGCGCCTGCACCGCCTGCCCGACACGGTCTGGGCCTTCGCCTCGGTCGGCGTCCAGCCGCTGCGCGACGCCTACCGGGCCCTCACCCGGCACCTCGGCATCGACGCGATCCTGCTGGTTGACGGCGGCACCGACATCCTGATGCGCGGCGACGAGGCCGGGCTCGGCACCCCCGAGGAGGACATGGCCAGCCTGGGCGCGGTGGCCGGTCTGACCGAGATCCCCGAACGGCTGGTCAGCTGTCTGGGCTTCGGCGTCGACGCCTACCACGGCGTCAACCACAGCCTGGTGCTGGAGAACCTGGCCGCCCTCGACCGCGCCGACGGCTACCTCGGCGCGTTCTCCCTGCCGCGCGACTCCCGGGAGGGCGCCCTCTACCTGGACGCCGTCGAGCACGCCCGGGCGGCCTTCCCCGAACACCCCAGCATCGTCCAGGGCTCGGTCGCCGCCGCCCTGCGCGGCGAGTTCGGCGACGTCCGCTTCACCGAACGCACCCGGCACAGCGCACTCTTCGTCAACCCGCTGATGACGCTCTACTTCTCGGTCACCGTCGAGGCCCTGGCCGCCCACCACCGCTACCTCGACCGGATCGAGCACACCGTGCTCACCCGCCAGATCAGCTCCGCCGTCGAGGAGTTCCGCGACACGCTCCCCGCCCACCGCCCGCCCCGGCAGTTCCCGCACTGA
- a CDS encoding TetR/AcrR family transcriptional regulator C-terminal domain-containing protein, which yields MAAKLDRAQVADTALRLLNEVGLDGLTLRRIATELDVKAPALYWHFANKQALLDELATEMLRRMTASAEPPAPDAPWQEHLLAACRALRRALLGYRDGAKVFSGTRLTDSGHARHQESQLDVFRRAGFTLAEAVDAYFTAYSFTIGFVIEEQAVHPRPGERAPGYDSAERAERIGPDHPLAAAAGEDLFGGYERRFEHGLAIVTAGIAALARK from the coding sequence ATGGCGGCGAAACTGGACCGGGCACAGGTGGCGGACACCGCCCTGCGGCTGCTCAACGAGGTCGGTCTGGACGGCCTGACCCTGCGCCGGATCGCCACCGAACTCGACGTCAAGGCCCCCGCGCTCTACTGGCACTTCGCCAACAAGCAGGCCCTGCTGGACGAACTCGCCACCGAGATGCTCCGCCGCATGACCGCCTCCGCCGAGCCCCCCGCCCCCGACGCCCCCTGGCAGGAACACCTGCTCGCCGCCTGCCGGGCGCTGCGCCGCGCCCTGCTCGGCTACCGCGACGGCGCCAAGGTGTTCAGCGGCACCCGGCTGACCGACAGCGGCCACGCCCGGCACCAGGAATCCCAGCTCGACGTCTTCCGCCGGGCCGGCTTCACCCTCGCCGAGGCCGTCGACGCCTACTTCACCGCCTACAGCTTCACCATCGGCTTCGTCATCGAGGAGCAGGCCGTCCACCCGCGCCCGGGCGAACGGGCCCCCGGCTACGACAGCGCCGAGCGCGCCGAGCGGATCGGCCCCGACCACCCGCTCGCCGCGGCCGCCGGCGAGGACCTCTTCGGCGGCTACGAGCGGCGCTTCGAACACGGCCTCGCGATCGTCACGGCCGGCATCGCCGCCCTCGCCCGGAAGTGA
- a CDS encoding FAD-dependent monooxygenase → MHTPVLIVGAGPTGLTLALDLARRGVSALLVERAPDLFPGSRGKGLQPRTQEVLDDLGVIDAVRASGAPYPLMQSWEDGERGARWDLMERDRAGDPSVPYPDIWMLPQWRTQEILHARLRELGGEAVFGTALTGLTQDAERVTARLTGPDGAVRSVTADYLVAADGGRSTVRRAVGIPMVGETVDPHPALVADLRLTGLDRADWHIWPKAPGGPLLLCPLPGTADFQLFAQFTDGVPDTSPEGVRRTVAERTHLPAEAVTEVRWASDFRPRAALADRFRGGRVFLAGDAAHIHSPAGGQGLNTSVQDAYNLGWKLGQVLRHGAPAELLDSYEAERLPVAADVLDISTSLHRAAAGTGGDRPVRRGERTEQLGVGYRGGPLSVDTRTGLPEDALRAGDRAPDTPLSGGGRLFDVLRGPHFTLVAGGGEPPAAPAGVRTLRVDAWGAGLFLVRPDGYLGLATTDPADLDGYYAAVGLRH, encoded by the coding sequence GTGCACACTCCCGTACTGATCGTCGGCGCCGGCCCGACCGGCCTCACCCTCGCCCTGGACCTCGCCCGCCGCGGCGTGTCCGCGCTGCTCGTCGAGCGGGCCCCGGATCTGTTCCCCGGCTCGCGCGGCAAGGGCCTGCAGCCCCGCACCCAGGAGGTCCTCGACGACCTCGGCGTGATCGACGCCGTCCGGGCCTCGGGCGCGCCCTACCCGCTGATGCAGAGCTGGGAGGACGGCGAGCGCGGAGCCCGGTGGGACCTGATGGAGCGCGACAGGGCCGGCGACCCGTCGGTGCCGTACCCGGACATCTGGATGCTGCCGCAGTGGCGCACCCAGGAGATCCTCCACGCCCGGCTGCGGGAACTGGGCGGCGAGGCGGTGTTCGGCACCGCGCTGACCGGGCTGACCCAGGACGCCGAGCGGGTCACGGCGCGGCTGACCGGGCCGGACGGCGCCGTCCGCTCCGTCACCGCCGACTACCTGGTGGCCGCCGACGGCGGGCGCAGCACGGTACGGCGGGCGGTGGGCATCCCGATGGTCGGTGAGACGGTCGACCCGCACCCGGCACTCGTCGCCGACCTGCGGCTGACCGGCCTCGACCGCGCGGACTGGCACATCTGGCCGAAGGCCCCGGGCGGCCCGCTGCTGCTCTGCCCGCTGCCCGGCACGGCGGACTTCCAGCTGTTCGCCCAGTTCACGGACGGCGTCCCCGACACCTCCCCGGAGGGCGTGCGCCGGACCGTCGCCGAACGCACCCACCTGCCCGCCGAGGCCGTCACCGAAGTCCGCTGGGCCTCGGACTTCCGCCCGCGCGCCGCACTCGCCGACCGCTTCCGCGGCGGCCGGGTCTTCCTGGCCGGCGACGCCGCGCACATCCACTCCCCGGCCGGCGGCCAGGGGCTGAACACCAGCGTGCAGGACGCCTACAACCTGGGCTGGAAGCTCGGCCAGGTACTGCGCCACGGCGCGCCGGCCGAGCTGCTGGACAGCTACGAGGCCGAACGCCTGCCGGTCGCGGCCGACGTGCTGGACATCAGCACCTCGCTGCACCGCGCCGCGGCCGGCACCGGCGGCGACCGTCCGGTCCGGCGCGGCGAGCGCACCGAACAGCTCGGGGTGGGCTACCGGGGCGGCCCGCTGAGTGTCGACACCCGCACCGGACTGCCCGAGGACGCCCTGCGGGCCGGCGACCGCGCGCCCGACACGCCGCTGTCCGGCGGCGGGCGACTGTTCGACGTGCTGCGCGGGCCGCACTTCACCCTGGTGGCGGGCGGCGGCGAGCCGCCCGCGGCGCCGGCGGGTGTGCGCACCCTGCGGGTGGACGCCTGGGGCGCGGGGCTGTTCCTGGTCCGGCCGGACGGGTACCTCGGGCTGGCCACCACCGACCCGGCGGACCTGGACGGGTACTACGCCGCGGTGGGGCTGCGCCACTGA
- a CDS encoding hemerythrin domain-containing protein codes for MPSHLLPVRTPHVPAPSDGESARAAAEPPSVAPVPFAGLRLVHSAIRRDLARFPNALRLLQPGDPAAGEALQRHWDFMTAMITCHHEQQDTRLWPLLRRFVPEMRLLLNWLEADHHNLDHSFTRVTTLVRIATRDAASSWPVAYAVEELAARLETHLRIEERQLLPRMDGVFPVGSRIGTLPELLDLLRAADGPASSDALVWLLEGVDERVVDRLLADCDDETVRHWPHWRDTYARCTDQLWGPQF; via the coding sequence ATGCCCAGCCATCTGCTGCCCGTCAGGACCCCGCACGTTCCGGCCCCGTCCGACGGGGAGAGCGCCCGGGCCGCCGCCGAGCCGCCCTCCGTGGCGCCCGTCCCGTTCGCGGGCCTGCGCCTGGTGCACTCCGCCATCCGCCGCGACCTCGCCCGGTTCCCCAACGCGCTGCGTCTGCTGCAGCCCGGCGACCCGGCCGCGGGCGAGGCGCTCCAGCGGCACTGGGACTTCATGACCGCCATGATCACCTGCCACCACGAGCAGCAGGACACCCGGCTCTGGCCGCTGCTGCGCCGCTTCGTGCCGGAGATGCGCCTGCTGCTCAACTGGCTGGAGGCTGACCACCACAACCTGGACCACTCCTTCACCCGGGTGACCACCCTGGTGCGGATCGCCACCCGGGACGCCGCCAGCAGCTGGCCGGTGGCGTACGCGGTGGAGGAGCTGGCCGCCCGGCTGGAGACCCACCTGCGGATCGAGGAGCGGCAGCTGCTGCCCCGGATGGACGGCGTCTTCCCGGTCGGCTCCCGGATCGGCACCCTGCCCGAGCTGCTGGACCTGCTCCGGGCGGCCGACGGTCCGGCCTCCTCGGACGCGCTGGTCTGGCTGCTGGAGGGCGTCGACGAGCGGGTGGTCGACCGGCTGCTCGCGGACTGCGACGACGAGACCGTCCGGCACTGGCCGCACTGGCGGGACACCTACGCGCGCTGCACCGACCAGCTCTGGGGCCCGCAGTTCTGA
- a CDS encoding alpha/beta hydrolase: protein MQPKPPSSRTRAVLGGAAAFALAASLAACGSTDAGKPAADGAKTAGGAAPAAPPSPTPTKPSKVLKPTGPAAELKKVRDTAAGPIMMTTLTGAKSGVSGKVWVWLPPEYSDPKYANTGFPVLTLYSGGQSAGYNTWTDNQLPIEEADAAMSKEGKAHPFIMIMPVQNLESNEAKALECSDIPGQPKIGTWMSQDIPDFVRANFRTVRGRDGWAVMGASTGAFCSAKLAMQYPDVFKAAVPIDGYYNPDSPLWKGYEQDRLANSPGQLVAAGTADVRMLATAGGANAGEVKLVKAWVAKAKPPLTIDYYEQPGGNHLTSDFKKMIPNTLEWLTKNVAGPESD, encoded by the coding sequence GTGCAGCCGAAGCCGCCCTCCTCCCGTACCCGTGCCGTTCTCGGCGGTGCCGCCGCGTTCGCGCTGGCCGCCTCGCTGGCGGCCTGCGGGAGCACCGACGCCGGCAAGCCGGCCGCCGACGGCGCGAAGACGGCCGGCGGTGCGGCGCCGGCCGCACCGCCGAGCCCCACGCCGACCAAGCCTTCCAAGGTGCTGAAGCCGACCGGGCCGGCCGCGGAGCTCAAGAAGGTCCGGGACACGGCGGCCGGGCCGATCATGATGACCACGCTGACCGGGGCGAAGTCCGGTGTCAGCGGCAAGGTCTGGGTCTGGCTGCCGCCGGAGTACAGCGACCCCAAGTACGCGAACACGGGCTTCCCGGTGCTGACCCTGTACTCGGGCGGCCAGAGCGCCGGCTACAACACCTGGACGGACAACCAGCTGCCCATCGAGGAGGCCGACGCGGCGATGTCGAAGGAGGGCAAGGCGCACCCGTTCATCATGATCATGCCGGTGCAGAACCTCGAGTCCAACGAGGCCAAGGCCCTGGAGTGCAGTGACATCCCGGGCCAGCCGAAGATCGGCACCTGGATGTCGCAGGACATCCCGGACTTCGTCCGCGCGAACTTCCGCACCGTCAGGGGCCGGGACGGCTGGGCCGTGATGGGGGCCTCCACCGGCGCCTTCTGCAGTGCCAAGCTGGCCATGCAGTACCCGGACGTCTTCAAGGCGGCCGTGCCGATCGACGGCTACTACAACCCGGACTCCCCGCTCTGGAAGGGCTATGAGCAGGACCGGCTGGCCAACAGTCCGGGTCAGCTGGTCGCCGCCGGCACCGCCGACGTGCGGATGCTCGCGACCGCCGGCGGGGCCAACGCGGGCGAGGTCAAGCTGGTCAAGGCCTGGGTGGCGAAGGCCAAGCCCCCGCTGACGATCGACTACTACGAGCAGCCCGGCGGCAACCACCTCACCTCGGACTTCAAGAAGATGATCCCGAACACCCTGGAGTGGCTGACCAAGAACGTGGCCGGGCCCGAGAGCGACTGA